CTGGGGCTTCGACAACCGCTCGGTGGCGCTGCGCATTCCCGCCGGGGCCCGGGCCGCCCGGCGCATCGAGCACCGGGTGGCCGGCGCCGACGCCAACCCCTACCTGCTGCTGGCCGCCCTGCTGGCCGCCATCCACCATGGTCTCGCCGAGGGACTCGAGCCGCCGCCGCCCAGCGTCGGCAACGCCTACGAGACGACGCCCCCCAGCCTGACCAACAGCTGGCAGCAGGCCCTCGACCTGCTGGAGGCCAACGAGATCCTCGGCGAGGCCCTGGGGCGCGACTTCCTCCACGTCTACCTGGCCAACCGTCGCGCCGAGCGTGCCCAGGCCCTGCAGGCGGTGAGCCGGCTCGAGTACGAGTGGTACCTGCGCCAAGTCTGAGCCCCCTGGTGCGGCCCCCCGAAACGCATACGCCCCCGGATCCTGGCGGATCCGGGGGCGTGCATGAGCCGGGCCGGTGGGGCGCAGAGCGCTCTTGCTCAACCCTCTTGCCAAGCCCTCTCGCTCAGCCCTCGCGCTGGGGCTCAGCCCTCGCGCTGGGGCTCGGCCTCCTGCAGGGCGGCCTGCCACTGCACCTCGCCCTCGACGACCGGGAGACGCTCGGCCTGGGGGGCGCTCTCCATGCGCCGGGTCAGCTCCTCGCCGTTGAGGCGATAGGTGACGTCGTAGCCGAGGTGCTCCTCGTGGCTCTCCATCACCGTCTGGCACTGCCGCTCGGTCACGGTCTGGTTCTGGGTCTCGTAACGGGTCTCGTAGCGGGTCTCGTACTGGACCTGGCTACCCGCCTGGGCGTGCTGGCGGGCTTCGACGCGGTTCTGCACCTCGCGCCCGGCCAGGCCGCCGCCGATGGCACCGGCCACGGTGGCCAGCTTCTTGCCGCTGCCGCCGCCCACCTGGTTGCCCAGCAGGCCGCCGACGATGGCCCCGGCCGCGGTGCCGACGACGCGATGGGGGTCCTGGCTCGCCCCGGGGCCTGAGGGCGCGGCCTGGGTGACGGGCACCTGGACGGGCACCTCCACCGGCACCTCGACGCTGACCACCCGCTCCACGTCCTCGCACACCTCACGGGGGCGCTCCACGCTGCGGGTGGCCGCCGCGACGTCAAGGATCTCGGCAAACTGCGGTTCGGGCGCGCGGTTCTCCTGGACCTGCCAGGCGCCGAAGGCCAGCCCCCCCAGCCCCAGGACGGCCAGGCTGGACCCCACGATGATCGACTTGCTCATGGTTCTCCTCCTCGCGGGCGTGCGGGCGCCCGTCGCTGAAACTCGCATGGCTCCAGGCGTGGATGACTCGGTTCGGTGATGGTGACGATGAGAGCCGCGGCGGGGCCTCCTGCGCCACCGCGATAGGGGCATTATAGGCGCCCGCGCCACCCGGTGGAGGGCGCGGACAGGGTTTCCCCATTATCTGACCGGCTGTCGCAGGGATGCGACAGGCCGGTGGCGCCCGGGGGTCAGTGCCCCAAGCGGTCCCGGTTGGCCCTCAGAGCCCCAGACGGTCGCGGGTCGAGTAGTACCAGGCGCCCAGCGCCGAGAGCGGCACCCGCAGCAGCCGCCCGCCGGGGAACGGCAGGTGGGGAATGCCGGCGAAGGCGTCGAAGCGCTCACCCTGGCCATGGATCACCTCGGCGATCAGCTTGCCGGCCAGGTGGGTGCAGGTGACGCCGTGACCGGAGTAGCCCTGGGCATAGTAGACGTTGCCGTTGACCACCCCGAACTGGGGCAGCCGGTTGAGCGTCATCAGGAAGGTGCCGCTCCAGGCGTGGTCCACCTTGACGTCGGCAAGCCCCGGGAAGGTGGCCAGCATCTTGGGCCGGATCACCGCGGTGATGTCGGCCGGGTCCTCGCCGCCGTAGTTGACCCCGCCGCCATAGAGCAGCCGGTTGTCGCGGGTCAGCCGGTAGTAGTCGAGCAGGTAGTTGCAGTCCTCCACCGCCAGGCCGTTGGGTATCAGCGCCCGGGCCCGGGCCTCGCCGAGGGGCTCGGTGGTGATGATCTGGGTGCCGCAGGGCATCGAGCGGCCCTCGATCTCCGGCAGCACCCCGCGCAGGTAGGCGTTGCCGGCCATCACCACCCGCTCGGCGCGCACCCGCCCGCCGGCGGTGCGCAGGGTGACCGGCTCGCCGTGGATCACCTCCCGCACCGCCGACTGTTCGAAGATGCGCCCGCCGAGCGACTCGAGCGCGGCGGCCTGGCCCAGCACCAGGTTCAGGGGATGCAGGTGGCCACCGCCATGGTCCACCAGGGCGCCCACGTAGCGGTCGGAGTTGACCTCGCGCTTCACCCCCTCCCCCTCCAGCAGCTCCAGCTCCCGGTAGCCGTAGCGCTCCCAGAGCGCCTTGTGCTCGCGCAGCCCGGCCAGCTGCCTGCGGTTGCAGGCGGCGAAGAGGTTGCCGTCGCGCAGGTCGCAGTCGATGGCGTAGGTCGCCACCCGCTCGCGGATGATGCGATTGCCCTCGAAGGCCATGTCGCCCAGGGCGCGGGCGGTCTGGGCGCCATACTTCGCCTCGATCACGTCCATGTCGCGGCTGTAGCTGTTGACGATCTGGCCGCCGTTGCGCCCGCTGGCGCCGAAGCCCACCCGGGCCCCCTCCAGCACCACCACCGAGAGGCCGCGCTCGGCCAGGTGCAGCGCCGCGGAGATGCCGGTGAAGCCGGCCCCCACCACGCAGACGTCGCACTCGACCTCCCCGGCGAGCGCCGGGCGCTCGGGGGCGGGGTTGGCGGTGGCGGCGTACCAGGAGGCGACGTGCTCGCCGGCGGGATAGTCAGGCATGAGAGGGCTCCAGACTCTGCGAAGGGGACATCAGGGCGTCTCCTGCTGGCGCAGGGCGGCCAGGCGGCGCGCCTCGCTGCGGCGCATGAAGTACCAGGCCAGGAAGGTGGCCAGCGACACCGCCAGGATGATCAGGGTGGCCAGGGCGTTGATCTTGGGCGAGACGCCCATGCGGACCGAGGAGAAGACCACCATGGGCAGGGTGGTGGCGCCGGGGCCGGAGACGAAGCTGGCGATCACCAGGTCATCCAGCGACAGGGTGAAGGCCAGCAGCCAGCCCGCGGCCAGCGCCGGGGCGATCACCGGCAGGGTGATCTGGAAGAAGGTCTTCACCGGCGGCGCGCCGAGGTCCATGGCCGCCTCCTCGATGGAGCGGTCCACCTCGCGCAGCCGCGACGACACCACCACCGCCACGTAGGCGCTGCAGAAGGTGGTGTGGGCGATCCAGATGGTGGCCATGCCGCGATCCGCCGGCCAGCCGACGATCTGGGCCATCTGCACGAAGAGCAGCAGCAGCGACAGGCCGGTGATCACCTCCGGCATCACCAGAGGCGCGGTGATCATGCTGGAGAGCGCGGTCTTGCCGCGAAAGCGGCCGAAGCGCGTCATCACGAAGGCGGCCAGGGTGCCGAGGCAGACGGCCATGGTGGCGGAGAAGAAGGCGATGCGCAGGCTGGTCCACACCGCGGCGAGTATCTGCCGGTCGCGCAGCAGCTCCAGGTACCAGCGCCCGGAGAAGCCCGCCCAGACCGTCACCAGCCGCGACGAATTGAAGGAGTAGACCACCAGCACCACCATGGGCAGGTAGAGGAACAGCAGCCCCAGGATCAGCATCAGGGTGGTGAACGAGGGGGGGGTGAAGGATCGGCGCATGGTCACTCCTCCAGCTCGCGGGACTGGTAGCGATGGAACAGCGCAATGGGGATCAACAGCAGCAGCAGCATCACCATGGCCAGCGCCGAGGCCACCGGCCAGTCGCGATTGAGGAAGAACTCCTCCCACAGCACCTTGCCGATCATCACCGTGTTGGGTCCGCCGAGCAGCTCGGGGATCACGTACTCCCCCACCGCGGGGATGAAGACCAGCATGGAGCCGGCGATGATCCCCCCCTTGGAGAGCGGCAGGGTCACCTTCAGGAAGGTGTTGAACTTCCGGGAGCCGAGGTCCGCCGCCGCCTCCAGCAGCGAGTCGTCGAGCCGGGTCAGGTTGGCGTAGAGCGGCAGGATCATGAACGGCAGGTAGGCATAGACGATGCCCAGCATCACCGCGAAGTTGGTGTTCATCATGCGCAGCGGCGAATCGATGATGCCGATCCACAGCAGCAGGTTGTTGAGCAGGCCGTTGGTGCTCAGGATCCCCATCCAGGCGTAGACCCGGATCAGGAAGGAGGTCCAGGAGGGCAGCATCACCAGCAGCAGCAGCACCAGCTGCCAGCGCGCCGGGGCGCGGGCCATGGCATAGGCCATGGGGTAGCCGATCAGCAGGCAGAAGAGCGTCGAGAAAAAGGCGATCTTCACCGAGCCCCAGTAGGCCGCCACGTAGAGCGAATCGCTGGCCAGGAACAGGTAGTTGCCAAGGTTCAGGGCGATGTTGAGGGTCTCGGCGGTGAAGTCGAGGATCGGCTGGTAGGGAGGCACCGCGATGGCCGCCTCGGAGAGGCTGATCTTGAGTACGATGGCGAAGGGCGCCAGGAAGAAGAGGCTCAGCCAGATCAGCGGCACGGCGATGACCCAGCCGCGCCCCGGGCGCAGGCGGCGCGAGAGGCGCTCGAGGGCAGTCGATTTCATGGGGCTCCTCGCTTGTTCGGGCTCACGCGTGAAGGGCTGTTCGTGCAGCGCTCACTCATGCAACACCACGGCGCTCATCTCGTCCCAGCTGACGTAGACCGGCTCGTCCCAGTCGGGGCGGTCGCCGCGACGCTCCACGTTGGCCAGGCTCGCCTTGACCAGAGCGCCGGACTCGGTGCGCACGTAGTAGACCGAGAGCCCGCCCAGGTAGGCGATATCCTCCACCGTGCCGGCGGTCCAGTTGTGCTCGCCCTCTGGCCGCGTGCGGGTGAGCGTGGTCTTCTCCGGGCGAATGGCCACCCACACCCGGCGCTCGTCGGCCTGGGTCGAGACCCCGTGGCCGATGCGGATATCGCGACCGAGTGCCGGGCTTGCGATGATGCAGTGGTCGGCCTCGTCGACGCGGATCTCCCCCTCGAAGAGGTTCACGGTGCCCACGAACTCCGCCACCATGCGACTCGCCGGGCTCTCGTAGACGTCCATGGGGCTGCCCACCTGGGCGATCCAGCCATCCGACATGATCGCCACGCGATCGGCCATGGTCATCGCTTCCTCCTGGTCGTGGGTGACCATGATGCAGGTCACCCCCACCCGCTCGAGGATCGCCACCACCTCGAGCTGCATCTCGGTGCGCAGCTTCTTGTCCAGCGCCCCCATGGGCTCGTCGAGAAGCAGCAGCTTCGGCCGCTTGGCCAGCGAGCGGGCCAGGGCCACCCGCTGGCGCTGCCCCCCGGAGAGCTGGTGAGGGCGACGCCGGGCGAAGCCCTCCATGTGCACGAGCTTGAGCATCTCGGCCACCCGCTGCTCGATCTCGGCCCGGGGCAGGCGGTCCTGCTTGAGCCCGAAGGCGATGTTCTGGGCCACCGTCATGTGGGGGAAGAGCGCGTAGGACTGGAACATCATGTTGATCGGCCGCTCATGGGGCGGCATGGCGGTGATGTCCTGACCGTCGAGCAGGATCTGGCCTTCGCTGGGCTTCTCGAACCCTGCCAGCATGCGCAGCAGGGTCGACTTGCCGGAGCCCGAGGCCCCCAGCAGGGCGAAGATCTCGCCCTGGCGGATGGTCAGGTTGACGTCGTCCACCGCCAGGACGCCGTCGAAGCGCTTGCTGATGCGGCGGATCTCGACCAGCGCCTCGCCGGTGCGTCGCCCGGGCGGACGCGCCGCGGTCTGGTTCTGTGGCATCGGCATCTCCTGTGATAAGTGATTGCCACCGCACGCTGAGAGGCATGGAAACTCGGGGCTGATCCGGCGGCAGGCCATTCGCGGAGGCGCTGTGAACCCTTCCCTGGGCGCTACCGACGCCTTCCCTGGCGTAGGACCTCCGCTCAAGCCTGCCCCCGGCGCCCCTGACAGCTCATTGGGTGCGTTTCAGCGCCCCGACTTGACGCGGTTCCAGACCCGGGTGCGCACGCGCTGCACGGCCAGCGGCTTCTCCTCGGCCACGTAGAGGTTGTCC
The Halomonas alkalicola DNA segment above includes these coding regions:
- a CDS encoding ABC transporter permease subunit, with translation MKSTALERLSRRLRPGRGWVIAVPLIWLSLFFLAPFAIVLKISLSEAAIAVPPYQPILDFTAETLNIALNLGNYLFLASDSLYVAAYWGSVKIAFFSTLFCLLIGYPMAYAMARAPARWQLVLLLLVMLPSWTSFLIRVYAWMGILSTNGLLNNLLLWIGIIDSPLRMMNTNFAVMLGIVYAYLPFMILPLYANLTRLDDSLLEAAADLGSRKFNTFLKVTLPLSKGGIIAGSMLVFIPAVGEYVIPELLGGPNTVMIGKVLWEEFFLNRDWPVASALAMVMLLLLLIPIALFHRYQSRELEE
- a CDS encoding NAD(P)/FAD-dependent oxidoreductase, which gives rise to MPDYPAGEHVASWYAATANPAPERPALAGEVECDVCVVGAGFTGISAALHLAERGLSVVVLEGARVGFGASGRNGGQIVNSYSRDMDVIEAKYGAQTARALGDMAFEGNRIIRERVATYAIDCDLRDGNLFAACNRRQLAGLREHKALWERYGYRELELLEGEGVKREVNSDRYVGALVDHGGGHLHPLNLVLGQAAALESLGGRIFEQSAVREVIHGEPVTLRTAGGRVRAERVVMAGNAYLRGVLPEIEGRSMPCGTQIITTEPLGEARARALIPNGLAVEDCNYLLDYYRLTRDNRLLYGGGVNYGGEDPADITAVIRPKMLATFPGLADVKVDHAWSGTFLMTLNRLPQFGVVNGNVYYAQGYSGHGVTCTHLAGKLIAEVIHGQGERFDAFAGIPHLPFPGGRLLRVPLSALGAWYYSTRDRLGL
- a CDS encoding glycine zipper 2TM domain-containing protein, with the protein product MSKSIIVGSSLAVLGLGGLAFGAWQVQENRAPEPQFAEILDVAAATRSVERPREVCEDVERVVSVEVPVEVPVQVPVTQAAPSGPGASQDPHRVVGTAAGAIVGGLLGNQVGGGSGKKLATVAGAIGGGLAGREVQNRVEARQHAQAGSQVQYETRYETRYETQNQTVTERQCQTVMESHEEHLGYDVTYRLNGEELTRRMESAPQAERLPVVEGEVQWQAALQEAEPQREG
- a CDS encoding ABC transporter permease subunit, with protein sequence MRRSFTPPSFTTLMLILGLLFLYLPMVVLVVYSFNSSRLVTVWAGFSGRWYLELLRDRQILAAVWTSLRIAFFSATMAVCLGTLAAFVMTRFGRFRGKTALSSMITAPLVMPEVITGLSLLLLFVQMAQIVGWPADRGMATIWIAHTTFCSAYVAVVVSSRLREVDRSIEEAAMDLGAPPVKTFFQITLPVIAPALAAGWLLAFTLSLDDLVIASFVSGPGATTLPMVVFSSVRMGVSPKINALATLIILAVSLATFLAWYFMRRSEARRLAALRQQETP
- a CDS encoding ABC transporter ATP-binding protein, encoding MPQNQTAARPPGRRTGEALVEIRRISKRFDGVLAVDDVNLTIRQGEIFALLGASGSGKSTLLRMLAGFEKPSEGQILLDGQDITAMPPHERPINMMFQSYALFPHMTVAQNIAFGLKQDRLPRAEIEQRVAEMLKLVHMEGFARRRPHQLSGGQRQRVALARSLAKRPKLLLLDEPMGALDKKLRTEMQLEVVAILERVGVTCIMVTHDQEEAMTMADRVAIMSDGWIAQVGSPMDVYESPASRMVAEFVGTVNLFEGEIRVDEADHCIIASPALGRDIRIGHGVSTQADERRVWVAIRPEKTTLTRTRPEGEHNWTAGTVEDIAYLGGLSVYYVRTESGALVKASLANVERRGDRPDWDEPVYVSWDEMSAVVLHE